A single window of Polaribacter sp. SA4-10 DNA harbors:
- a CDS encoding LD-carboxypeptidase — protein MIFSSIKAQEKTGKLITPPYLHKGDTIVIIAPAGILKNREATIEKAKNLAESWGLEVVYGKSLFNQNNHFSGTDNERFKDFQEALDNKNIKAIWSARGGYGSVRILDKLNFIKFKKNPKWIIGYSDITAFHNHIHNLGVETMHAMMATSLEENPEEIVETIASFKKALFGEELKYSIPSSEENRNAILNSGEILKGQLIGGNLSILTSMLGSNSQLSTAGKILFIEEIGEYKYSIDRMLQSLKRAGYFTKIKAVIVGDMSSIKMNSTKWGSSIEQLILDVVPEDIPVLFNFPAGHEADNRALVFGRKIKLTADSDQYSVKFTD, from the coding sequence ATGATTTTTTCATCAATAAAAGCACAAGAAAAAACAGGTAAATTAATAACGCCACCTTATTTACATAAAGGAGATACTATTGTAATTATAGCACCAGCAGGAATTTTAAAAAACAGAGAAGCAACCATAGAAAAGGCTAAAAATCTAGCTGAAAGTTGGGGTTTAGAAGTAGTGTATGGTAAAAGTTTATTTAACCAAAATAATCATTTCTCTGGTACAGACAATGAACGTTTTAAAGACTTTCAAGAAGCATTAGACAATAAAAATATAAAAGCTATTTGGTCTGCAAGAGGAGGTTATGGCTCTGTTAGAATTTTAGATAAACTAAATTTTATAAAATTTAAGAAAAACCCAAAATGGATAATTGGCTATTCAGATATTACTGCGTTTCACAATCATATTCATAATTTAGGGGTAGAAACGATGCATGCAATGATGGCAACAAGTTTAGAGGAAAACCCAGAAGAAATTGTAGAAACTATAGCAAGTTTTAAAAAAGCCCTTTTTGGTGAAGAATTAAAGTATTCAATTCCATCATCAGAAGAGAATAGAAATGCTATTTTAAATTCAGGCGAAATTTTAAAAGGACAATTAATAGGTGGGAATCTTTCAATTTTAACTTCTATGTTGGGGTCAAATAGTCAACTTTCAACAGCAGGGAAAATTTTATTTATTGAAGAAATTGGCGAATACAAATATTCAATAGATAGAATGTTACAAAGTTTAAAAAGGGCTGGATATTTTACAAAAATAAAAGCGGTTATTGTTGGTGATATGTCTTCCATTAAAATGAACTCTACAAAATGGGGAAGTTCTATTGAACAATTAATTTTGGATGTTGTACCAGAAGATATTCCAGTTTTATTTAATTTTCCTGCAGGTCATGAAGCTGATAATAGAGCTTTGGTTTTTGGGAGAAAAATAAAATTGACAGCTGATAGTGACCAGTATTCAGTTAAATTTACTGACTAA
- a CDS encoding universal stress protein, whose protein sequence is MKQKCKILVLSDIDSSTEKIIKNGVNLAKIVDGEISFFCVKKATDIVEKESQLSAMRTINEKFLEVDNKIKKIIKEQSKNEDVKINYKISFGNLKNEISKQIEETNPDIIVLGKSKSKVLSFVGDNIIDHVLKEYSGTVMIVSDNNLLEASSDISLGLLGNVNMFSNKFTETIVSYSDKSLISFCINDDKLDSKNINDSSKKIVEFVFEKGDNVIKHISHYLSKSKVNLLFINRKKQDIKSIIKNLDCSLILTT, encoded by the coding sequence ATGAAACAAAAATGTAAAATATTGGTGCTTTCAGATATAGATTCATCAACAGAAAAAATTATAAAAAATGGTGTAAATTTAGCAAAGATAGTAGATGGAGAGATTAGCTTTTTCTGTGTTAAAAAAGCTACAGATATTGTAGAAAAAGAAAGTCAGCTTTCTGCAATGAGAACCATAAATGAGAAATTTTTAGAAGTAGATAATAAAATTAAAAAAATTATTAAAGAGCAATCTAAAAATGAAGATGTAAAAATTAATTACAAAATTTCTTTTGGTAATTTAAAAAATGAAATTAGTAAACAAATAGAAGAAACCAATCCAGACATTATTGTTTTAGGAAAAAGTAAATCTAAAGTTTTGTCTTTTGTTGGAGATAATATAATAGATCATGTATTAAAAGAATATTCTGGCACCGTTATGATTGTTTCTGATAATAATTTATTAGAAGCAAGTTCAGATATTTCTTTAGGTTTATTAGGTAATGTAAACATGTTTTCAAATAAATTTACAGAAACTATTGTTTCTTATTCAGATAAATCTTTAATATCTTTTTGCATTAATGATGATAAATTAGATTCTAAAAATATAAATGATTCATCTAAGAAGATAGTAGAGTTTGTTTTTGAAAAAGGAGATAACGTAATAAAACACATTTCTCACTACTTATCTAAAAGTAAAGTAAACTTACTTTTTATTAATAGAAAAAAACAAGATATAAAAAGTATAATCAAAAACCTTGATTGTTCATTAATTTTAACAACATAA
- a CDS encoding CvpA family protein, translating to MNIFDIIITALLLFGFVRGLMKGLFVEVASLVALIGGVYGAIHFSYFTVDFLKDAVSWKEEYISLAAFAATFVVIIVVIALLGRALTKLADFASLGIINKILGGVFGALKIGLILSVVFIFFGKMNDTIPFIKKETLDESILYEPVKKIAPAIFPSIIKNEKDEKTLEENINILY from the coding sequence ATGAATATTTTTGACATCATTATTACAGCATTATTACTTTTTGGATTTGTAAGAGGGTTAATGAAAGGTCTTTTTGTAGAAGTTGCTTCTTTAGTTGCTTTAATTGGGGGTGTTTATGGTGCGATCCATTTTTCTTATTTTACAGTAGATTTTTTAAAAGATGCTGTTTCTTGGAAAGAAGAATATATTTCTTTAGCAGCTTTTGCAGCTACGTTTGTTGTTATTATTGTAGTGATTGCTTTGTTAGGTAGGGCACTTACAAAATTGGCAGATTTTGCCTCTTTAGGAATCATAAATAAAATATTAGGAGGTGTTTTTGGAGCCTTAAAAATAGGACTAATATTGAGTGTGGTTTTTATCTTTTTTGGTAAAATGAATGACACCATTCCATTTATAAAAAAGGAGACTTTAGATGAGTCAATTTTATATGAGCCAGTTAAAAAAATTGCACCTGCAATCTTTCCTTCTATCATTAAAAATGAAAAAGATGAAAAAACCCTAGAAGAAAATATAAACATATTGTATTAA
- a CDS encoding TlpA disulfide reductase family protein: protein MKNLLAFLLLFSSFSYAQYSVNGTMTPALESDWVILYKIEGARQVFVQNTKIKTDSVTVNGKKRAIGSFNFTLPANAKVGSYRATYRLKEAGFVDFFFNKENIHFAFNSDYPDQSVVFSESNENILYQQYLEDISIKQQKLDSIQIAVLRNANLELTQKYTKSLMDLNTLQKQYLAASKDFYIHPFIKATIKNNPPEMYTSAEKYMSNITDTFFDTMDFSDPTLLNSSFLVDRITDFVFYINYSDDFATQQNLHIKSIDTVISNITNIPFKKDALEYLITQFAASNNLEIFDYLFNKYYNKLPESLQNHAFKEEKMAAFAAEVGRIAPNFTWRENKKNFSLAELEEADTYILIFWSTSCSHCLKEIPEVYQFLQENKKVKVIAFSMEKDDFGWKNMKTTLPNWHHVLGLNKWENKTARTYNINATPSYFVLDKNKKIIAKPEELIDLKEFIEKL, encoded by the coding sequence ATGAAAAATTTACTTGCTTTTTTACTATTATTTTCCTCATTTTCTTATGCTCAATATTCAGTAAATGGAACTATGACTCCAGCTTTAGAGAGTGATTGGGTTATTTTATATAAAATTGAAGGTGCTAGACAAGTTTTTGTTCAAAACACTAAAATTAAAACTGATTCTGTTACTGTAAATGGCAAAAAGAGAGCAATAGGTAGTTTTAATTTTACGCTTCCTGCAAATGCAAAAGTGGGTTCTTATAGAGCAACATATCGATTAAAGGAAGCTGGTTTTGTAGACTTTTTTTTTAACAAGGAAAATATTCATTTTGCTTTTAATTCTGATTACCCAGATCAATCTGTGGTGTTTTCAGAATCTAATGAAAACATTTTATACCAACAATATTTAGAAGATATTTCTATTAAGCAACAAAAATTAGATTCAATACAAATTGCTGTTTTAAGAAACGCAAACTTAGAGTTAACACAGAAGTATACGAAATCATTAATGGATTTAAACACCTTACAAAAGCAATACTTAGCTGCTTCAAAAGATTTTTATATTCATCCTTTTATTAAAGCTACTATAAAAAATAATCCACCAGAAATGTATACGTCAGCTGAAAAATATATGTCAAATATAACGGATACTTTTTTTGATACTATGGATTTTTCTGATCCCACATTATTGAATTCTTCTTTTTTAGTTGATAGAATTACTGATTTTGTCTTTTACATTAATTATTCCGATGATTTTGCTACACAACAAAATCTTCATATAAAATCTATAGACACTGTAATTTCTAACATAACAAACATCCCTTTTAAAAAGGATGCTTTAGAATATTTAATTACCCAATTTGCAGCTTCTAATAACTTAGAAATATTTGATTACTTGTTTAACAAGTATTATAATAAGTTGCCAGAATCTTTACAAAACCATGCTTTTAAAGAAGAAAAAATGGCTGCTTTTGCTGCAGAAGTAGGTAGAATTGCACCCAACTTTACTTGGAGAGAAAACAAGAAAAATTTTAGCCTTGCAGAATTAGAGGAAGCTGATACTTATATTTTAATTTTTTGGAGCACAAGTTGTTCACATTGTTTAAAAGAAATTCCTGAAGTATATCAATTTTTACAAGAAAACAAGAAAGTAAAAGTTATTGCTTTTTCTATGGAAAAAGATGATTTTGGATGGAAGAACATGAAAACAACTTTACCAAATTGGCATCATGTTTTAGGATTAAATAAATGGGAAAACAAAACGGCAAGAACCTATAATATTAACGCTACACCAAGTTATTTTGTATTAGATAAAAACAAAAAAATTATTGCTAAACCAGAAGAGTTAATCGATCTAAAAGAGTTTATAGAAAAACTTTAA
- a CDS encoding carbonic anhydrase family protein — MKAHTKETQGTMTPNKALDFLKEGNQRFQNNLKANRNLLEQVNDTSDGQFPFATILSCIDSRVSAELVFDQGLGDIFSVRIAGNFTNEDILGSMEFACKLAGTKVVVVLGHTGCGAIKGACDDAKLGNLTALISKIKPAVKAVTEPKDLNLRNSSNIDFVNTVAEKNVYMTIDNIREQSPVLKEMEDNGEIKIVGAMYNISDGGVTFY; from the coding sequence ATGAAAGCACATACAAAAGAAACACAAGGAACAATGACGCCAAATAAAGCGTTAGATTTTTTAAAAGAAGGAAATCAACGATTTCAAAATAATTTAAAAGCGAACAGAAACCTTTTAGAACAGGTAAATGACACAAGTGATGGACAGTTTCCTTTTGCAACAATATTAAGCTGTATAGACTCAAGAGTGTCTGCAGAATTAGTTTTTGATCAAGGATTGGGAGACATTTTTAGTGTAAGAATTGCAGGAAATTTTACCAATGAAGATATTTTAGGAAGTATGGAGTTTGCTTGTAAATTAGCAGGAACAAAGGTTGTTGTTGTTTTAGGACATACAGGATGTGGTGCCATAAAAGGTGCTTGTGATGATGCAAAATTAGGAAACTTAACTGCATTAATTAGTAAAATAAAACCAGCTGTTAAAGCGGTTACAGAACCTAAAGATTTAAATTTAAGAAATTCTAGCAACATAGATTTTGTAAATACAGTTGCAGAAAAAAATGTTTATATGACTATTGATAATATACGTGAACAAAGCCCTGTTTTAAAAGAAATGGAAGATAATGGAGAAATTAAAATTGTTGGTGCAATGTATAATATAAGTGATGGTGGTGTAACTTTTTATTAA
- a CDS encoding YraN family protein — protein MAEHNELGKKGEELAINFLIKNEYKILEKNYRYLKAEVDIIAQKENTLAVIEVKTRATDYFGNPQDFVNPKKIKLLLSAIDNYVVERDLDVEVRFDIIAIIHKNNTTKIEHLKDAFLHF, from the coding sequence ATGGCAGAACACAATGAACTGGGAAAAAAAGGAGAAGAATTAGCCATCAATTTTTTAATTAAAAACGAGTATAAAATTCTAGAAAAAAATTATCGATATTTAAAAGCAGAAGTGGATATTATTGCTCAAAAAGAAAACACTTTAGCGGTTATTGAAGTAAAAACTAGAGCTACAGATTACTTTGGGAATCCGCAAGATTTTGTAAATCCAAAGAAAATAAAACTTTTACTTTCGGCAATAGATAATTATGTTGTAGAGAGAGATTTAGACGTAGAGGTCCGTTTTGATATTATTGCAATTATTCATAAAAACAACACTACTAAAATTGAACATTTAAAAGATGCTTTTCTACATTTTTAA
- a CDS encoding SulP family inorganic anion transporter yields MKKLFSNIKGDAFGGITAGIVALPLALAFGVSSGLGPSAGLYGAIFISFFAALFGGTSTQISGPTAPMTAVSMIVIAGIVAANDGDVTKALPAILTVFLLAGLFQVILGVIGLGKYIRYIPYPVVSGFMTAIGLIILLTQILPSVGYYPKEDVEFVSTFKAEAQEVILENILKEEAGEKILVLENFEETITRAEKITPEDILKESQTLAAKETAGALGAIKAFPKAILNINWLELLLALGTIIIIYGFKRITTKVPSTLVALVVMSSIAVGFSLKYRTIQEIPSGIPIPNWEIFTGFSLASITPYIFTALTLALLGAIDSLLTSVVADNMTKTKHNPNKELMGQGIGNSIAAIFGGIPGAGATIRTVVNINSGGKTKLSGMIAGIMLLIVMLGLGPVASKIPAAVLAGILITVGIGVMDYKGLKAIPSLPRDIKIGPLKLSSEVLIMIIVLLLSTFWNLVYAVGIGLIIASLMFMKKIGDLTAERSDVKKLKEESWSDEIDFPANLKEEVFIKHIKGPLFFGSTSDFQALSLQIPETASIVIMRLGRMQYMDQSGLYAMEDMLQDLKKKNIEVLFVNLLKQPRYMMERIDIIPDFIPKEHIFKSFNDCVKWIKQNIKDN; encoded by the coding sequence ATGAAAAAATTATTTTCAAATATCAAAGGAGATGCTTTTGGTGGTATAACGGCAGGTATTGTTGCATTACCCCTTGCCTTGGCCTTTGGTGTATCTTCTGGTTTAGGACCAAGTGCTGGTTTATATGGTGCTATTTTTATAAGTTTCTTTGCCGCTTTATTTGGTGGAACAAGTACTCAAATTTCTGGTCCAACAGCACCAATGACTGCTGTGAGTATGATTGTAATTGCTGGTATTGTAGCTGCAAATGATGGTGATGTTACAAAAGCGTTACCGGCTATTTTAACTGTTTTTCTTTTAGCAGGATTGTTTCAAGTTATATTGGGAGTTATTGGTCTGGGAAAATATATTAGATATATCCCGTATCCGGTGGTTTCAGGTTTTATGACCGCAATTGGACTTATTATTTTATTGACCCAAATATTACCCTCTGTTGGATATTATCCAAAAGAAGATGTAGAATTTGTAAGCACATTTAAAGCAGAAGCCCAAGAAGTCATTTTAGAAAATATTTTAAAAGAAGAGGCTGGTGAAAAGATTTTAGTTTTAGAAAATTTTGAAGAAACAATTACAAGAGCCGAAAAAATTACGCCTGAAGATATTCTAAAAGAATCACAAACCTTAGCTGCAAAAGAAACCGCTGGTGCCTTAGGTGCTATTAAAGCGTTTCCTAAAGCAATTCTAAACATTAATTGGTTAGAATTATTGTTAGCTTTAGGAACCATAATTATAATATATGGTTTTAAACGGATTACTACAAAAGTACCAAGCACGCTCGTCGCATTGGTTGTAATGTCTAGTATTGCTGTTGGCTTTAGTTTAAAATATAGAACCATTCAAGAAATACCAAGTGGAATACCCATTCCTAATTGGGAGATTTTTACAGGTTTTAGTTTGGCTAGCATCACACCTTATATTTTTACAGCATTAACTTTAGCCCTATTAGGTGCTATCGATTCACTTCTAACAAGTGTAGTTGCAGATAATATGACCAAAACAAAACACAATCCGAATAAAGAATTAATGGGGCAAGGAATTGGAAACAGTATTGCTGCAATATTTGGTGGAATTCCTGGGGCTGGAGCAACAATTAGAACTGTAGTAAACATAAATTCTGGAGGAAAAACAAAGCTTTCTGGAATGATTGCCGGAATCATGTTACTTATTGTAATGCTTGGTTTAGGACCAGTTGCATCTAAAATTCCTGCAGCAGTATTAGCAGGTATTTTAATAACCGTTGGTATTGGAGTTATGGATTATAAAGGGTTAAAAGCAATACCAAGTTTACCAAGAGATATTAAAATAGGTCCATTAAAATTAAGTTCTGAGGTATTAATAATGATAATTGTTTTATTACTTTCCACGTTTTGGAACTTAGTTTACGCTGTTGGTATCGGTTTAATAATTGCTTCTTTAATGTTTATGAAAAAAATTGGCGATTTAACAGCTGAAAGAAGTGATGTTAAAAAATTAAAAGAAGAATCTTGGAGTGATGAAATAGATTTTCCAGCAAATTTAAAAGAAGAAGTATTTATTAAACACATAAAAGGACCTTTGTTTTTTGGATCTACTAGTGATTTTCAGGCTTTATCTTTACAAATTCCAGAAACTGCATCTATTGTAATTATGCGTTTAGGTAGAATGCAATATATGGATCAATCGGGTCTATATGCAATGGAAGATATGCTACAAGATTTAAAGAAAAAAAATATAGAAGTTTTATTTGTAAACTTACTTAAACAACCTAGGTATATGATGGAACGAATTGATATCATTCCAGATTTTATTCCAAAAGAACATATTTTTAAGTCTTTTAATGATTGTGTAAAATGGATAAAGCAAAATATTAAAGACAATTAA
- a CDS encoding SDR family oxidoreductase, which yields MSFSNKVIWITGASSGIGKSLAIELSNQNAKLILSSRKMAALELVKKACKNSSNVKVISLDLEDFTNLKPKVDEAISAFGTIDILVNNGGISQRSFVKDTKIAVDKRLMDINYLGTVALTKEVLPHFIKNKKGHFVVTTSIVGKIGTPLRSSYAASKHALHGFFDSLRAEHFKDNIAVTLVCPGFVNTNVSKNALTGDGTPQEKMDVATQNGMLPERFAKFMAKAIKNKKEEVYIAGAKEKLGVYVKRFFPKFLSIMIRKLSVT from the coding sequence ATGAGTTTTTCTAACAAAGTAATTTGGATAACTGGTGCCTCTTCTGGTATTGGAAAATCCTTAGCAATTGAATTATCTAATCAAAATGCAAAATTAATTTTATCATCAAGAAAAATGGCCGCTTTAGAATTGGTAAAAAAAGCGTGTAAAAATTCCTCAAATGTGAAGGTCATTTCATTAGATTTAGAAGATTTTACAAATTTAAAACCTAAAGTTGATGAAGCTATTTCTGCTTTTGGAACTATTGATATTTTAGTAAATAATGGCGGAATTAGTCAAAGGTCCTTTGTAAAAGACACTAAAATAGCGGTTGATAAGCGTTTAATGGATATTAATTATTTAGGAACGGTTGCTTTAACAAAGGAGGTATTGCCACATTTTATCAAAAATAAAAAAGGCCATTTTGTTGTAACTACAAGTATTGTGGGGAAAATAGGAACCCCTTTACGCTCCAGTTATGCGGCAAGTAAACATGCTTTACATGGTTTTTTTGATAGCTTAAGAGCAGAACATTTTAAAGATAATATTGCCGTAACTTTAGTTTGTCCAGGTTTTGTAAACACGAATGTTTCTAAAAATGCATTAACAGGTGATGGCACTCCGCAAGAAAAAATGGATGTTGCCACACAAAACGGAATGTTGCCAGAACGTTTTGCAAAATTTATGGCAAAGGCTATTAAGAATAAAAAAGAGGAAGTTTATATTGCTGGCGCAAAAGAGAAATTAGGTGTTTATGTAAAACGATTTTTTCCTAAGTTTTTATCTATAATGATTAGAAAATTAAGCGTTACTTAA
- the metG gene encoding methionine--tRNA ligase: protein MSPQTKFKENSMNTPKRYTITAALPYTNGPIHIGHLAGVYVPADIYARYLRLIGKDVAYISGSDEHGAAIPMRAKKEGVSPQVIIDKYHGMIKKSFEEFGISFDNYSRTSSEIHHKTASDFFTNLHEKGEFIEEVSAQLYDAEANQFLADRFVVGTCPRCGFEESYGDQCENCGTSHNATDLINPKSAITGNVPTVKETKHWFLPLDKHEDFLREWILEGHKKDWKPNVYGQVKSWVEDGLRPRAVTRDLDWGIPVPLKDAEGKVLYVWFDAPIGYISSTKEWAEREGKNWEDYWKKDDTKLVHFIGKDNIVFHCIIFPAMLKAHGDYILPDNVPANEFLNLEGNKLSTSKNWAVWLHEYLEEFPNQQDVLRYTLTANAPESKDNDFTWKDFQAKNNNELVAIFGNFINRVVVLTNKYYEGIVPEPTDFTEVDEDVLAAIKEFPITIGKSIERYRFREASQELMSLARLGNKYLADEEPWKVIKVDAERVKTIMYVALQISAALAVVSKPFLPFTSTKLKGILNIDKNLYWEDISEKNVLIDANHQINKAELLFSKIEDKTIETQIEKLEATKIANEQENKVLEPQKETIEFDDFTKLDIRIGTILEAEKVAKTKKLLKLKVDVGIDVRTIVSGIAESFSPEDIIGQQVSVLVNLAPRKIRGVESQGMILMTDTPDGKLAFVAPTKEVKNGQQVS, encoded by the coding sequence ATCAGTCCACAAACTAAATTTAAGGAAAATTCAATGAATACTCCAAAAAGATATACAATTACAGCAGCATTACCTTATACAAATGGTCCCATTCATATTGGGCATTTAGCAGGAGTTTACGTTCCAGCAGATATTTACGCACGTTATTTACGTTTAATTGGTAAAGATGTTGCTTACATTTCTGGTTCTGATGAACATGGTGCTGCAATACCAATGAGAGCAAAAAAAGAAGGTGTTTCTCCACAAGTTATTATTGATAAATATCATGGAATGATTAAAAAATCATTTGAAGAATTTGGTATTTCTTTTGATAATTATTCTAGAACTTCATCTGAAATTCACCATAAAACAGCCTCTGATTTTTTTACTAATTTACATGAAAAAGGTGAATTTATTGAAGAGGTTTCTGCGCAATTATATGATGCAGAAGCGAATCAGTTTTTAGCAGACAGGTTTGTTGTAGGAACTTGCCCTAGGTGTGGTTTTGAAGAAAGTTATGGAGATCAATGTGAAAACTGCGGAACTTCTCATAACGCAACAGATTTAATTAACCCTAAATCTGCAATTACAGGTAATGTACCAACTGTAAAAGAAACAAAACATTGGTTTTTACCTTTAGATAAACATGAAGATTTTTTACGTGAATGGATTTTAGAAGGTCATAAAAAAGACTGGAAACCAAATGTTTATGGTCAAGTAAAATCTTGGGTAGAAGATGGTTTAAGACCAAGAGCGGTAACTAGAGATTTAGATTGGGGAATTCCTGTTCCTTTAAAAGATGCAGAAGGAAAAGTTTTATATGTTTGGTTTGATGCGCCTATTGGTTACATCTCATCAACAAAAGAATGGGCAGAAAGAGAAGGAAAAAACTGGGAAGATTATTGGAAAAAAGACGATACTAAATTGGTTCATTTTATAGGGAAAGACAATATTGTTTTTCACTGTATTATATTTCCTGCAATGTTAAAAGCGCATGGAGATTATATTTTACCAGACAATGTACCTGCAAATGAGTTTTTAAATTTAGAAGGAAATAAATTATCGACTTCTAAAAACTGGGCGGTTTGGTTGCATGAGTATTTAGAAGAATTTCCAAATCAGCAAGACGTTTTACGTTATACATTAACTGCAAACGCGCCAGAAAGTAAAGACAATGATTTTACTTGGAAAGATTTTCAGGCAAAAAATAATAACGAATTGGTTGCCATTTTTGGTAATTTTATAAACAGAGTTGTTGTTTTAACTAATAAATATTATGAGGGAATTGTACCAGAACCAACTGATTTTACAGAAGTAGATGAAGATGTTTTGGCTGCAATAAAAGAGTTTCCTATTACTATTGGTAAATCTATAGAAAGATATAGATTTAGAGAAGCTAGCCAAGAATTAATGAGCTTAGCCAGACTTGGAAACAAGTACTTAGCAGATGAAGAGCCTTGGAAAGTTATAAAGGTGGATGCAGAACGTGTAAAAACAATTATGTATGTTGCTTTGCAAATTTCTGCAGCTTTAGCAGTAGTTTCTAAACCTTTTTTACCATTTACCTCAACGAAATTAAAAGGTATTTTAAATATTGATAAAAACCTTTATTGGGAAGATATTTCTGAAAAAAATGTTTTAATTGATGCAAATCACCAAATAAATAAGGCCGAATTGTTATTTTCTAAAATTGAAGATAAAACCATTGAAACTCAAATTGAAAAGCTTGAAGCAACAAAAATTGCAAACGAGCAAGAAAACAAAGTTTTAGAACCTCAAAAAGAAACTATTGAATTTGATGACTTTACAAAACTAGATATTAGAATTGGTACTATTTTAGAAGCTGAAAAAGTTGCTAAAACTAAAAAGCTTTTAAAACTAAAGGTTGATGTTGGTATTGATGTAAGAACAATTGTTTCTGGTATTGCAGAAAGTTTTTCTCCTGAAGATATTATTGGTCAGCAAGTTTCTGTCTTGGTAAATTTAGCGCCAAGAAAAATACGTGGAGTAGAAAGCCAAGGAATGATTTTAATGACAGATACACCTGATGGTAAGTTAGCTTTTGTAGCACCTACAAAAGAAGTTAAAAACGGACAACAAGTGAGTTAG